Proteins encoded together in one Streptomyces umbrinus window:
- the ybaK gene encoding Cys-tRNA(Pro) deacylase translates to MAKKSKKQQQPGGTPATVALTAAGVEFTVHSYEHDPSHPSYGEEAAEAMGVSPDRVFKTLVADVDGELTVAVVPVAGSLDLKALASAVGGKRAAMADPAAAERSSGYVRGGISPLGQRKRLRTVLDASASAYATVCVSAGRRGLEVELAPEDLAKLTDAVLAPVGRA, encoded by the coding sequence TTGGCGAAGAAGTCGAAGAAGCAGCAGCAGCCGGGAGGGACGCCCGCGACCGTGGCGCTCACCGCGGCGGGCGTCGAGTTCACGGTCCACTCCTACGAGCACGATCCCTCGCACCCCTCGTACGGGGAGGAGGCGGCCGAGGCGATGGGCGTCTCCCCGGACCGGGTCTTCAAGACGCTGGTCGCGGACGTCGACGGGGAGCTCACCGTGGCCGTCGTCCCGGTGGCCGGCTCGCTCGACCTGAAGGCGCTGGCCTCGGCGGTGGGCGGCAAGCGGGCCGCGATGGCCGATCCGGCCGCCGCGGAGCGCTCCAGCGGGTATGTGCGCGGGGGTATCTCGCCGCTCGGGCAGCGGAAGCGGCTGCGTACGGTGCTGGACGCGTCGGCCTCGGCCTACGCCACCGTTTGTGTGTCTGCGGGGCGGCGGGGGCTCGAGGTGGAGCTTGCTCCGGAGGATCTGGCGAAGCTCACGGATGCGGTTCTGGCTCCTGTCGGGCGTGCGTGA
- a CDS encoding LON peptidase substrate-binding domain-containing protein, with the protein MTTVRLPLFPLNSVLFPGLVLPLNVFEERYRAMMRELLKTPEDDPRRFVVVAIRDGHEVASTAPGMPDQTAVPQRGPAAGFGDDPAKAFHEVGCVADAATIRERADGSFEVLATGTTRVRLLSVDASGAFLTAELEELEEDPGEEAGALAQGVLRAFRQYQKRLAGARERSLSTGAELPDEPAVVSYLVAAAAMLDVPAKQRLLQAPDTASRLREELTLLRAETAIIRNLPSLPASELTRGPTSLN; encoded by the coding sequence GTGACCACCGTCCGGCTCCCCCTCTTCCCCCTGAACTCGGTGCTGTTCCCCGGGCTCGTACTGCCCCTGAACGTCTTCGAGGAGCGCTATCGCGCGATGATGCGCGAGCTCCTGAAGACCCCCGAGGACGATCCACGCCGGTTCGTCGTCGTCGCCATCCGCGACGGCCACGAGGTCGCGTCCACCGCGCCCGGCATGCCGGACCAGACCGCCGTACCCCAGCGCGGGCCCGCGGCAGGCTTCGGCGACGACCCGGCGAAGGCCTTCCACGAGGTCGGGTGCGTCGCGGACGCGGCGACCATCCGGGAACGGGCCGACGGCAGCTTCGAGGTGCTCGCCACCGGGACGACCCGGGTACGGCTGCTCTCCGTGGACGCCTCTGGTGCCTTTCTGACGGCCGAACTGGAGGAGCTGGAGGAAGACCCGGGCGAGGAGGCCGGCGCGCTGGCCCAGGGCGTGCTGCGGGCCTTCCGGCAGTATCAGAAGCGGCTCGCGGGGGCCCGGGAACGGTCCCTGTCGACCGGGGCCGAGCTGCCGGACGAGCCGGCCGTCGTCTCGTACCTGGTCGCCGCCGCGGCGATGCTCGACGTACCGGCGAAACAGCGGCTGCTCCAAGCCCCGGACACGGCGTCCCGCCTCCGCGAGGAGCTGACGCTGCTGCGCGCGGAGACCGCGATCATCCGCAACCTGCCGTCGCTGCCCGCGTCGGAGCTGACACGGGGGCCGACGAGTCTCAACTGA
- a CDS encoding oxidoreductase, producing the protein MTQGAGVRAGELPDDLTAAEAGMWQAFRNGSVYDLRAGDTTVDDPHGGHPWGSERCVRARIVAWLLLDGPPALDGRVASLKLTGVQIVDVLDLAGGTIEPYVEIKGCRFEKEVLLPEARFTTVRLVDCAVPRLEAARVHTEGDLHLPRCRFHNGVRLTDAHIGTDLLLNQAIVYRDRRGRSLTGDGMTVGQDLQAEMLESHGELSLRGAKVGVSLSLRGSRLANPYGSRRALNAPQLTVERTLYLTPASVGDPLHTSGRTPARGTRVQRFECEGGIRLDDGRFGDAVDFEQARLILRDGQEVSLRRVQVPELRFLGERPQRGRVVLNGAKVVNLMDQATSWPGAGQLQMGGFQYEYLVPRGPFPLARRLEWVAAATPEYNPEPYERLATVLRNGGEDEDAREVLLAKQRHRRENLPIAAKLWGYAQDWTVAYGYRPGRAAVWMAVLWAATSIAFAHADHPPLKSGEHPPWNASLFALDLLLPVIDLGQVGYWQLRGGWQWLSAVVILLGWVLATTVAAGATRMLRRG; encoded by the coding sequence GTGACCCAGGGGGCCGGCGTCCGCGCCGGAGAACTGCCCGATGACCTGACCGCCGCCGAAGCCGGGATGTGGCAGGCGTTCCGCAACGGCAGCGTGTACGACCTGCGCGCCGGGGACACGACCGTCGACGATCCGCACGGCGGCCATCCATGGGGCTCCGAGCGCTGTGTGCGGGCCCGGATAGTGGCCTGGCTGCTGCTGGACGGACCGCCCGCGCTCGACGGCCGCGTCGCCTCCCTCAAGCTGACCGGCGTCCAGATCGTCGACGTCCTCGACCTCGCGGGCGGCACGATCGAGCCGTACGTCGAGATCAAGGGCTGCCGGTTCGAGAAGGAGGTCCTGCTGCCGGAGGCCCGGTTCACGACCGTGCGTCTGGTGGACTGCGCGGTGCCGCGTCTCGAGGCGGCCCGGGTGCACACCGAGGGCGATCTGCATCTGCCGCGCTGCCGCTTCCACAACGGCGTACGCCTCACGGACGCGCACATCGGCACCGACCTGCTGCTCAACCAGGCGATCGTCTACCGGGACCGGCGCGGCCGCTCCCTCACCGGCGACGGGATGACCGTCGGGCAGGACCTCCAGGCCGAGATGCTGGAGTCGCACGGCGAGCTGAGCCTGCGCGGCGCGAAGGTCGGCGTCTCGCTGAGTCTGCGCGGCAGCCGGCTGGCCAACCCGTACGGGAGCCGCCGCGCGCTGAACGCACCGCAGCTGACCGTCGAGCGCACGCTGTATCTGACCCCGGCGAGCGTCGGCGACCCCCTCCACACCAGCGGCCGCACCCCGGCGCGCGGCACCCGCGTCCAGCGGTTCGAGTGCGAGGGCGGGATCCGGCTCGACGACGGCCGGTTCGGGGACGCGGTCGACTTCGAGCAGGCGCGCCTCATCCTGCGGGACGGCCAGGAGGTCTCGCTGCGCCGCGTCCAGGTGCCCGAGCTGCGCTTCCTCGGCGAGCGGCCGCAGCGCGGACGGGTCGTGCTGAACGGCGCGAAGGTGGTCAACCTGATGGACCAGGCGACCAGTTGGCCGGGCGCGGGCCAGCTGCAGATGGGCGGCTTCCAGTACGAGTACCTCGTGCCGCGCGGCCCGTTCCCGCTCGCCCGGCGCCTGGAGTGGGTGGCCGCGGCGACCCCGGAGTACAACCCGGAACCGTACGAGCGACTGGCGACCGTGCTGCGCAACGGCGGCGAGGACGAGGACGCCCGCGAGGTGCTGCTCGCCAAGCAGCGCCACCGACGCGAGAACCTGCCGATCGCCGCCAAGCTCTGGGGGTACGCGCAGGACTGGACGGTCGCCTACGGGTACCGGCCGGGGCGGGCGGCCGTGTGGATGGCCGTGTTGTGGGCGGCGACCTCCATAGCCTTCGCACATGCCGACCATCCGCCGCTCAAAAGCGGCGAACATCCGCCGTGGAACGCGTCGCTGTTCGCCCTGGACCTGCTGCTCCCGGTCATCGATCTCGGCCAGGTCGGCTACTGGCAGCTGCGGGGCGGCTGGCAGTGGCTGTCCGCGGTGGTGATCCTGCTGGGCTGGGTCCTCGCCACGACGGTGGCGGCGGGCGCGACACGGATGCTGCGCAGAGGGTGA
- the hisD gene encoding histidinol dehydrogenase yields the protein MISRIDLRGDALPEGSALRDLLPRADFDVSAALEKVRPICEAVHHRGDAALIDYAEKFDGVRLESVRVPARALTDALEQLDPAVRAALEESIRRARIVHREQRRTTHTTQVVPGGSVTEKWLPVDRVGLYAPGGRSVYPSSVIMNVVPAQEAGVESIALASPAQSEFGGLPHPTILAACALLGIDEVYAAGGATAVAMFAYGTESCPPANMVTGPGNIWVAAAKRYFAGKIGIDAEAGPTEIAILADESADPVHVASDLISQAEHDPLAAAVLVTDSVALADAVEKELEPQVAATKHIEDRIVPALGGRQSAIVLVDGVDEGLRVVNAYGAEHLEIQTADASAVADRVRNAGAVFVGPWAPVSLGDYAAGSNHVLPTGGCACHSSGLSVQSFLRGIHIVDYTRDALAEVAHHVVALAEAEDLPAHGAAVKARFDWKVPSK from the coding sequence GTGATCTCCCGAATCGATCTGCGCGGCGACGCCCTCCCCGAGGGCTCCGCCCTGCGCGACCTGCTGCCCCGAGCCGACTTCGACGTTTCGGCCGCACTGGAGAAGGTGCGTCCGATCTGTGAGGCCGTGCATCATCGGGGAGACGCGGCGCTGATCGACTACGCGGAGAAGTTCGACGGCGTACGCCTGGAGTCCGTCCGTGTCCCGGCGCGGGCGCTCACCGACGCGCTGGAGCAGCTCGATCCGGCCGTCCGCGCGGCCCTGGAGGAGTCGATCCGCCGCGCCCGTATCGTCCACCGCGAGCAGCGCCGCACCACGCACACCACCCAGGTCGTGCCCGGCGGCTCGGTCACCGAGAAGTGGCTGCCCGTCGACCGGGTCGGGCTGTACGCGCCCGGCGGCCGGTCCGTCTACCCGTCGTCCGTGATCATGAACGTGGTCCCGGCGCAGGAGGCGGGCGTCGAGTCCATCGCCCTTGCCTCCCCCGCCCAGTCCGAGTTCGGCGGTCTGCCGCACCCGACGATCCTGGCCGCCTGTGCACTGCTCGGGATCGACGAGGTGTACGCGGCAGGCGGCGCGACCGCCGTCGCGATGTTCGCGTACGGCACCGAGTCCTGCCCGCCCGCCAACATGGTCACGGGCCCGGGCAACATCTGGGTCGCCGCCGCCAAGCGCTACTTCGCGGGAAAGATCGGCATCGACGCCGAGGCGGGTCCGACCGAGATCGCGATCCTCGCCGACGAGAGCGCCGACCCGGTGCACGTCGCGTCCGACCTGATCAGCCAGGCCGAGCACGACCCGCTGGCCGCCGCCGTCCTGGTCACCGACTCGGTCGCGCTGGCCGACGCGGTGGAGAAGGAGCTGGAGCCGCAGGTCGCGGCCACCAAGCACATCGAGGACCGGATCGTCCCGGCGCTGGGCGGCAGGCAGTCCGCGATCGTGCTGGTCGACGGCGTGGACGAGGGCCTGCGGGTCGTCAACGCGTACGGCGCCGAGCACCTGGAGATCCAGACCGCCGACGCGAGCGCGGTGGCGGACCGTGTCCGCAACGCCGGTGCGGTCTTCGTCGGCCCCTGGGCGCCCGTCTCGCTGGGCGACTACGCGGCCGGCTCCAACCACGTCCTCCCGACCGGCGGCTGCGCCTGCCACTCCTCGGGTCTGTCGGTCCAGTCCTTCCTGCGCGGGATCCACATCGTGGACTACACGCGCGACGCCCTGGCGGAGGTGGCGCACCACGTGGTTGCGCTCGCCGAGGCCGAGGACCTCCCTGCCCACGGTGCCGCCGTCAAGGCAAGGTTCGACTGGAAGGTACCCAGCAAGTGA